One part of the Eucalyptus grandis isolate ANBG69807.140 chromosome 10, ASM1654582v1, whole genome shotgun sequence genome encodes these proteins:
- the LOC104421541 gene encoding protein slowmo homolog, whose translation MVKAYAQEHVYKHPWEIVTSASWRKFADPENKRTLSHILDVDTLNHKLDAESGKLYTTRAITIHAPGPWFVRKIVGQDICHCVESTVVDGQSRSMQLTTRNISLQKYIEVEERIRYNPHPDNPSGWTVCKQETSIRIKPLSALASMAEKVEQRCAERFLQNSVKGREVMERICKYLESESRGITF comes from the coding sequence ATGGTGAAAGCCTACGCACAAGAGCATGTGTACAAGCACCCTTGGGAGATTGTGACATCTGCATCTTGGCGCAAGTTTGCCGACCCTGAGAACAAGCGTACTTTGTCTCACATTCTTGATGTTGACACCTTGAACCACAAGCTAGACGCCGAATCAGGGAAGCTCTACACGACTCGTGCCATCACGATCCATGCTCCCGGGCCCTGGTTTGTCCGGAAGATCGTGGGTCAGGACATATGCCATTGTGTTGAATCAACAGTCGTTGATGGTCAATCCCGGTCGATGCAACTGACCACTCGCAACATTAGTCTGCAGAAGTACATAGAGGTGGAGGAAAGGATTCGGTACAACCCCCACCCAGATAATCCCAGTGGGTGGACTGTGTGCAAGCAGGAGACCAGCATTAGGATCAAGCCACTATCAGCGCTCGCATCAATGGCCGAGAAGGTGGAGCAACGTTGTGCCGAACGCTTCTTGCAGAACAGTGTCAAAGGTAGAGAAGTCATGGAGAGGATCTGCAAATACCTTGAGTCTGAATCTAGAGGAATAACTTTTTAA